A stretch of Amycolatopsis balhimycina FH 1894 DNA encodes these proteins:
- the thrC gene encoding threonine synthase, whose translation MIRHPWPGLIEAYRDRVPVPDGARIVTLGEGNTPLLPAHHLSELTGCEVHLKVEGANPTGSFKDRGMTVAITHALASGLKAVICASTGNTSASAAAYAARAGLTCAVLVPQGKIAMGKLAQAVLHGARILQVDGNFDDCLELARKTASDYPVTLVNSVNPVRIAGQKTAAFEICDVLGTAPDIHCLPVGNAGNITAYWAGYAEYAADGVVKNTPRMFGFQAAGAAPLVLGEPVRDPDTIATAIRIGSPASWTSAVAAKEESDGLFEAVTDEKILEAYRLLAAREGVFVEPASATSVAGLLATAADGRLPRGSRVVCTVTGHGLKDPQTALAGNVEVEPLAVDPSAVAAALDLR comes from the coding sequence ATGATCAGGCACCCTTGGCCCGGGCTCATCGAGGCGTACCGGGACCGCGTCCCGGTCCCGGACGGCGCGCGGATCGTCACGCTCGGGGAGGGCAACACGCCCCTGCTGCCCGCGCACCACCTGTCCGAGCTGACCGGCTGCGAGGTCCACCTCAAGGTCGAAGGCGCCAACCCGACGGGATCCTTCAAGGACCGCGGGATGACCGTGGCCATCACGCACGCGCTCGCGAGCGGCCTCAAGGCGGTCATCTGCGCGTCGACCGGCAACACCTCCGCCTCGGCCGCCGCCTACGCCGCCCGGGCCGGCCTCACCTGTGCCGTGCTGGTGCCGCAGGGCAAGATCGCCATGGGCAAGCTCGCCCAGGCCGTGCTGCACGGCGCGCGGATCCTGCAGGTGGACGGCAACTTCGACGACTGCCTCGAGCTGGCTCGCAAGACTGCGAGCGACTACCCGGTCACCCTGGTCAACTCGGTGAACCCGGTGCGCATCGCCGGCCAGAAGACCGCGGCCTTCGAAATCTGCGACGTGCTCGGCACGGCGCCGGACATCCACTGCCTGCCGGTCGGCAACGCGGGCAACATCACCGCCTACTGGGCGGGGTATGCGGAGTACGCGGCCGACGGTGTGGTGAAGAACACGCCGCGGATGTTCGGCTTCCAGGCGGCCGGCGCGGCGCCGCTGGTGCTGGGCGAGCCGGTGCGCGACCCGGACACGATCGCCACGGCGATCCGGATCGGCAGCCCGGCGTCGTGGACGTCCGCGGTGGCGGCGAAGGAAGAGTCCGACGGGCTCTTCGAAGCCGTCACGGACGAGAAGATTCTCGAGGCGTACCGGCTGCTGGCCGCGCGCGAAGGCGTGTTCGTCGAGCCGGCGTCGGCCACGAGCGTCGCGGGCCTGCTCGCGACGGCCGCCGACGGCAGGCTCCCGCGCGGTTCGCGGGTCGTCTGCACGGTCACCGGACACGGCCTGAAGGACCCGCAGACGGCCCTGGCGGGCAACGTCGAGGTCGAACCCCTGGCCGTGGACCCGTCCGCGGTCGCGGCGGCCCTGGACCTGCGGTGA